The DNA segment GTCCCTGTCTACCGGAACGCGATTGCTCCTTGACCGGGAACTCAAAAAAGAGGGAATCCGGGTCGGGAAAATAGCCGGCTACGACCATGAAGTGGCAAGCCACATGGACGTCGGTATTGCGGTTTTATCCGGCAGAGCTGACGCGGGGCCCGGCATACGGCCCGCAGCTTCACTTCTGGGGCTCGATTTTATTCCGATTCGCTGGGAACGCTACGATCTTTTGATTACCCGGGAGCGGTTTTTTGACAAAGGAGTCCAGAATTTCCTGGGGCTTCTTCTGAGCCCTGAATTCAAAGATATGGCCCAGTCCATTGACGGCTATGATGTGGGGAGAGCCGGCAAGATGGTGTATTCCCAGGAGAGCAAGGAGTAAAGTCCTCCCTCAGTGCCTTAGTACCTTAGTGCCTTAGTACCTTAGTGCCTCAGTACCTCAGTGTATTTACCTCACAGCAAAAGTTACTTACAGGTTCGGCGCTGGATTTCAAATTTTATGCTTTACACAATTGGACAATTTGGCTAATTTTATTAGCTTTAAGGTATTGTGTAAAATTTATCAGGATTAGAAAATTTAACCGCTTAACAGCAATAATGGAGTGAATGGATTATGGCAAAAGAAATGCAAACTATTGATGGGAATACCGCAGCCGTGCACGTGGCATATGCCTTAAGTGACACAGCGGCAATATATCCCATCACCCCGTCTTCGTCAATGGGAGAGGTGGCAGATGAATGGTCCGCCCAGGGCCGCAAAAATATCTTCGGCCAGACCCTGAACGTCAAGCAGCTTCAATCCGAGGCCGGCGCGGCCGGTGCGGTGCACGGCGCCCTGGCCGCAGGCGCGCTTACCACCACATTTACCGCCTCCCAGGGGCTGCTTTTGATGATTCCCAATATGTATAAAATCTCCGGTGAGCTGCTGCCGGCTGTGTTCCATGTGTCTGCCCGCTCGGTGGCCGGTCATGCGCTTTCGATCTTTGGCGATCACAGCGATGTGATGGCGGTTCGTCAGACCGGTTTTGCCGAAATTGCCTCCGGATCGGTTCAGGAAGTCATGGATATGGCCCTGGTATCGCATCTTTCCGCAATCGACGGGAGTCTGCCCTTCCTGCACTTTTTTGACGGGTTCCGGACATCCAGTGAAATCCAGAAAATCGAAATGATCAGCTATGATGACATCGCCAGCCTGGTCAACTTTGATGCGATCGAGGATTTCCGCAGCCGGGCCATGAACCCCGAACACCCGCACATCCGGGGAACCGCCCAGAATCCGGATATCTTTTTCCAGAACCGGGAGGCGGCCAACCCCTTCTACGAGGATATCGTGCCCATCGTGGATGAATATATGGATCGGGTGAGTAACTTGCTGGGCCGGCGCTATAACCTGTTTGATTATGTCGGCCATCCGGATGCCGAACGGGTGATTGTGGCCATGGGCTCCGGAGCGGAAACCATTGAAGAGGTGATCAATTACCTGAACAAACGCGGGGAAAAGCTGGGCCTGGTCAAGGTTCGGCTCTATCGCCCCTTTTCCATCGATCATTTTATGCGGGCCCTGCCGGCCAGTGTGGAGCATATTACGGTGCTGGATCGCACCAAGGAGCCCGGCGCCATTGGCGATCCGCTTTACATGGATGTCTGCACGGCATTCAAGGAATACGGCGACATGCCGATTATCACCGCCGGCCGCTATGGGCTGGGCTCCAAGGAGTTCACGCCGGCTATGGTCAAGGCGGTCTATGACAACATGGCCTCCCTGGGCCCCAGGAATCATTTCACCGTGGGGATTAAGGATGATGTGGCCCATACGTCGCTGCCGCAGAAAGAGGACTTTGACCCCACGCCGGAGGGCACGGTGCAGTGTATGTTCTGGGGGCTTGGCTCTGACGGGACCGTGGGCGCAAACAAGAGCGCCATTAAAATCATCGGCGATCATACGGATCAATACGCCCAGGGCTATTTCTCCTATGATGCCAAGAAATCCGGCGGGCTGACCGTATCCCACCTGCGCTTCAGCAACCATCCGATTCTATCCACCTACCGGGTCAACACCGCCGATTACATCGCCTGCCACAATCCGAGCTATGTGCAGCTCTATGATGTCCTCGAAGGCATCAAGGAGGGCGGCACGTTTGTGCTCAATTCGCCCTGGACCTTGGAGGATATGGAAAATACCCTGCCGGCCCATATGCGGCGCACCATTGCCCGCAAAAAACTTAAATTCTACAATGTGGATGCCATTAAAATCGCGGAATCCGCGGGGCTCGGCGGGCGGATCAACATGATCATGCAGACCGCGTTTTTCAAGTCGGCCAACGTGCTGCCCTTTGATGAGGCGATTGATTATCTCAAAAAAGATATTGAAAAGACCTACGGGAAAAAGGGCGAGAAAGTCGTCCGGATGAATATCGACGCGGTGGACCATACGCTGGAGAACGTGATCGAGATAAATTATCCGGAATCCTGGAAGGATGCGGTGGATGAAGTCAAAGAGCCGCTGACCCGAAAGGAGGAGCCGGAGTTTGTCAAAAACGTGATGCGCCCCATGGTTGAGCAGAAGGGGGATGAACTGCCGGTGAGCGCCTTTGAGCCGGACGGCATCTTCCCGCTGGGGACCACCAGGTATGAAAAGCGCGGGGTGGCCATCAATGTGCCGGAATGGGTTCCGGAAAACTGCATCCAGTGCAATCAGTGCGCGTTCGTCTGCCCGCATGCGGCCATTCGGCCGGTGCTGGTCACGGACGAAGAATTAAAAGAGGCGCCGGCCGATTTTGAAACCAAGCCGGCCACCGGCAAAGAGCTCAAAGGGTATCAATTCCGCATGCAGGTCCACCCCCTGGACTGCCAGGGCTGCGGCAACTGCGCGGATATCTGCCCGGCCAAGAAGCCGGCGCTGGTCATGCGGCCGCTCAATACCCAGGCGCCCACCCAGGTGCCCAACCAGGAATTTGCGGAAACCCTGCCGACAAGGGACGACCTGGTCAAACGGGAATCCGTCAAGGGCAGCCAGTTCTGTCAGCCGCTGCTGGAGTACTCGGGCGCCTGCGCCGGATGCGGAGAAACGCCTTATGCAAAGCTGTTGACCCAGCTCTTTGGCGAGCGGATGATTATCTCCAATGCCACGGGCTGCAGTTCCATCTGGGGCGCTTCCGCACCGTCCGTGCCCTATTGCACCAATGAAGACGGCCATGGCCCGGCCTGGGGCAACTCGCTGTTTGAGGATGCCGCGGAATTCGGCTACGGTATGACCATGGCCTATCATCAGCGCCGGAATAAACTGGCGGATCTGATGCGCGAGGCATTGGAGAAGGATCTGCCCAAGGACTTAAAAGACGCCATGTCCGGCTGGCTGGACAGTATGTATGATGCGGAAAAATCAGCCAGCTACGGCCGCGAGATTGAACAGCTGATTGCCGGCGTGGATTCGGATCCGGTACTGGATGCCATCTATGAAATGGGCGATCTGCTGGTCAAGAAATCCATATGGGTCTTTGGCGGCGACGGCTGGGCCTATGATATCGGATACGGCGGTCTGGATCATGTGCTGGCCTCCGGCGAGGACATCAACATTCTGGTCATGGACACCGAGGTCTACTCCAATACCGGCGGGCAGTCTTCCAAGGCCACGCCCACCGGCGCGGTGGCCAAGTTCGCCGCTTCCGGCAAAAAGACCGGCAAAAAAGATTTGGGCCGGATTGCCATGACCTATGGCTATGTATATGTGGCCTCTATTGCCATGGGCGCAAGCAAACAGCAGACCCTTAAGGCGTTTCTGGAAGCCGACCGCTATCCCGGGCCGTCTTTGATTATCTGCTATGCACCCTGCATCAACCAGGGATTGAAGGCTGGTATGGGCAAGAGCCAGGCCGAGGAGAAGCTGGCCGTGGATTCCGGCTACTGGCCGATGTATCGGTATAATCCGCTGCTGGAAAAAGAGGGCAAAAATCCGTTTACGCTGGAATCCAAGGATCCGGACGGCACCATCCAGGATTTTCTGGCCGGCGAAAACCGGTTTGCCTCCCTGGAAAAGACGTTTCCGGGCGAATCAAAGAAGCTCCGGAAGCAGATCGAGGAGGAAATTAACCATCGGTACAAGACCCTGAAGCAGCTGGCCGATCCCACCGTGGTCTGCAAGGAAGGCGAAGCGGAAAAAGAAGAGTAAACGTAATAAAGGTTTCAGTGTTCAGGTTTCAGGTTTCAGGGCCTGAACGCTGAAACCTCCTCTATTCATGACGATATAATAAATAATTGCGCATACAGCGCCATTAACTTAAGAGTGAAATTCGGTTCGGTTGTCATTTCGAGCGCCAGCGAGAAATCTTATAATTATTAGTTTTTCAAGATTTCTCGTCACTGGCGTTCCTCGAAATGACAGCATCGAAAGGCTAAAATTAATGCCCTTTTTATATAGCGGACAATGAAGAACCCATCTCAGCAAAACCATAAAGTCTGTCAGCGCTGCGGCGAATGCTGCATGCGGGGCGGGCCGGCACTTCATGAGTCGGACGCTGAATTGATTCTAAACGGCAGCATTCCGTTAAACTGTCTCTATACCATCCGACCGGGCGAGCGCGCCTATGATAACGTAAACGGCGGCCTGTTTCAGGTCACCACCGATATTATTAAAATCAAAAGCCGGGCGGATGACACCGCCTGTGTTTTTTATGATGACACCAATCACGCCTGCAGGATCTATGATAGCCGCCCCATGGAATGCCGGCTGCAGGCCTGCTGGGATAATACCGCGCTCCAGGAAGCCTATGCCGGGGAGCGCCTGTCAAGACGGGAGATTCTTGTCAATTCGGAGTGGCTCCGGGAGCTGATTATCGCCCATGAGGAGCGGTGTCATTTTCAGTTTATCCATGAACTGGTGGAAAAGCGGGAATCCGGGGACGCATCCGCTGCCGCCGAATTAACCGAGATCATTAATTATGACGCCCAGCTTCGAAACCTTGCCGTTGATAAGGGCCATGTGCCCGCGGATCTGCTGGATTTTCTGCTGGGCCGGCCGCTGGCGGAGATCCTGCAGAAGCAGTTCGGGGTCAAGATTGAGCGGACCTGAAAATCCGGTCCGGCCGGTCCAGATCAATGCCCGTCAGCCGGATGGCTGCCGGAATCAGCAGAATTGAGCCGATGGTCGTGTTGATCATGGTCAGCGCGATCAGCAGGCTGAACAGGATGATCGGCAGAAAATTGGAGGTTACCATGGAGAGGAAGCCAAAGGTCAGGGCCAGGGAAGTGAACACGATGGCCTTGCCGGCCACAAACAGGGTTTTCTCGATTGTTTCCGCAACATTCGAAGTACGCGGGTGATAGGCCCGGTAAGTATTGAGGAAATGAATCGTATCATCCACCCCAATGCCGATGGTGATGGTGGCAAT comes from the Desulfobacterales bacterium genome and includes:
- a CDS encoding YkgJ family cysteine cluster protein; its protein translation is MKNPSQQNHKVCQRCGECCMRGGPALHESDAELILNGSIPLNCLYTIRPGERAYDNVNGGLFQVTTDIIKIKSRADDTACVFYDDTNHACRIYDSRPMECRLQACWDNTALQEAYAGERLSRREILVNSEWLRELIIAHEERCHFQFIHELVEKRESGDASAAAELTEIINYDAQLRNLAVDKGHVPADLLDFLLGRPLAEILQKQFGVKIERT
- the nifJ gene encoding pyruvate:ferredoxin (flavodoxin) oxidoreductase; the encoded protein is MAKEMQTIDGNTAAVHVAYALSDTAAIYPITPSSSMGEVADEWSAQGRKNIFGQTLNVKQLQSEAGAAGAVHGALAAGALTTTFTASQGLLLMIPNMYKISGELLPAVFHVSARSVAGHALSIFGDHSDVMAVRQTGFAEIASGSVQEVMDMALVSHLSAIDGSLPFLHFFDGFRTSSEIQKIEMISYDDIASLVNFDAIEDFRSRAMNPEHPHIRGTAQNPDIFFQNREAANPFYEDIVPIVDEYMDRVSNLLGRRYNLFDYVGHPDAERVIVAMGSGAETIEEVINYLNKRGEKLGLVKVRLYRPFSIDHFMRALPASVEHITVLDRTKEPGAIGDPLYMDVCTAFKEYGDMPIITAGRYGLGSKEFTPAMVKAVYDNMASLGPRNHFTVGIKDDVAHTSLPQKEDFDPTPEGTVQCMFWGLGSDGTVGANKSAIKIIGDHTDQYAQGYFSYDAKKSGGLTVSHLRFSNHPILSTYRVNTADYIACHNPSYVQLYDVLEGIKEGGTFVLNSPWTLEDMENTLPAHMRRTIARKKLKFYNVDAIKIAESAGLGGRINMIMQTAFFKSANVLPFDEAIDYLKKDIEKTYGKKGEKVVRMNIDAVDHTLENVIEINYPESWKDAVDEVKEPLTRKEEPEFVKNVMRPMVEQKGDELPVSAFEPDGIFPLGTTRYEKRGVAINVPEWVPENCIQCNQCAFVCPHAAIRPVLVTDEELKEAPADFETKPATGKELKGYQFRMQVHPLDCQGCGNCADICPAKKPALVMRPLNTQAPTQVPNQEFAETLPTRDDLVKRESVKGSQFCQPLLEYSGACAGCGETPYAKLLTQLFGERMIISNATGCSSIWGASAPSVPYCTNEDGHGPAWGNSLFEDAAEFGYGMTMAYHQRRNKLADLMREALEKDLPKDLKDAMSGWLDSMYDAEKSASYGREIEQLIAGVDSDPVLDAIYEMGDLLVKKSIWVFGGDGWAYDIGYGGLDHVLASGEDINILVMDTEVYSNTGGQSSKATPTGAVAKFAASGKKTGKKDLGRIAMTYGYVYVASIAMGASKQQTLKAFLEADRYPGPSLIICYAPCINQGLKAGMGKSQAEEKLAVDSGYWPMYRYNPLLEKEGKNPFTLESKDPDGTIQDFLAGENRFASLEKTFPGESKKLRKQIEEEINHRYKTLKQLADPTVVCKEGEAEKEE